DNA sequence from the Leopardus geoffroyi isolate Oge1 chromosome A3, O.geoffroyi_Oge1_pat1.0, whole genome shotgun sequence genome:
GCAGGCCGCGGCGTGGCCGGTCCCCTGGACGGCGGTGGCACCGAGGGCTCCCCCGAGCTGTTCCCTGGCGACGGGCCCTACCTGGAAGATCCCGACGACCCGCGGGGGGAGGGCGAGGAGGAGCTGTGTGAGGACGAGGACGAGGTGGGCCTGGCCCACGAGGACGCGCTGCTGGCGGCCGAGAAGGGGGACGAGGACTCTCCGCGGGGTCCTGGCAGCCCCCCAGGGGCACCGGACAAGGACTTCTGGATCTCCTAGGCGCCGGGCCGGGGTGGCGCGGCCCCACCCTctcctgtgtgtgcgtgtgtgtgtgtgtcctgcctGCGGCCAGGCCATGCcgacccccttcctcccccatgaTTCTGTTCCCgccccccagacacacacacacacacacaccaccctgaGGCTCACAGGCAGGCATGACCCCAGGAAGTAAGGGCTCTGGAACCGAACAGCATGTTGGGGGACACGGGGTGGGGTTGAGCCCAGGAGAGCACACAGTCCGACATGTCTGTGGGGACAAATAGAGGATCCCCAGCAGGTACATGTAGATAGGGCGTCGAGGGAGCCCGTGTGGCCGGTCTGGCCTCGGGATACACCGTAGCCCGATGGCCAGGTCGGGGTCAGCACTGGTCCCGGTTGTGAGCGTGGTCCCCGAGGCCACAGGCCCAAGAGACGTTAAGGGAGGTTTTGCACACGCCCGATGTCCAGTGTGgagtctccccctgccccctgctctgcTCCCCTCTTCTCAGCAGCCCGGTCACTGCCTGCGGCCACCGCCGCAGTCTCTTGCCGCTGTGGTGGCCGCCGGCGGAGCCCAGGTCGGGTGTACAGAAAGCCCGTGGCCCTCCTGCCTCTGGGCTTTGGTGCTTAACATAAAACAGCTGCAGAAGCCCCCCACTGGGGCCGGGGACCCCCAGGTGCTATCTTCCGGCAGAGGCAGCCAGGTGGGGACCGATGGGCCACCGATGTGCCACGCTCCTCTGGTGCAGGGCTCAGCGCTCCCCGCGCCTGGCCACTTGGGTCCTTTTGGGGGGCCTGGGCTCTTTGTTCTGCGTGCACTTCCTTGGGGAGCCCGGGGGCGGCCTCATCCCCTGGGCTCTGCCGTCCTCCCTGCCTGGGCCAGTCCTCCTGACCCTCCTGAGTGCCCTTGCCTTGTTGCTGCTAACACTGGAGGCGGTGTTCCTGGCTGCCCTGTGCTGCTCGCACGTCCCCGCGTGGGTAACCAAACTTTTCAAGTAGTCAGAGCCGTCCGGAGGTAGTTACGTAAAAATACTTTGTTTGGCATTATTTTCTCACCTGACGAAACAGAGTTGTCTTTCTCGTCCTCTCGTCGTCCCTTTAGATGCGCTCCCGcctctttattaattttctgggTGGAAAGCCAGGCCTGGCTGTGAGGAGCCTCCCCTGGGCCGCAGGACACACACTGGTCTGTCTTCTCCCTCGTTAAAGCCGTTCCTGACGACACTTCACCACTAAGACATTCCGTCTCGCACCCACGTGGCTCGGGCTTGGGCGAGACTCAGGCCACGTAAAGACTGCCCTGGGTGCTCAGCTGGGGCCCCCGTTGCAGacggtggtttttattttctctttttccacagACTCTAAGCTTTTACCAGGTTTTTCATCGTGTCGCATATATTCTTTCTaggtggaaaaaggaaaatgccaCAAGACCCTAACTTCGGTTCCAATGGTGGCCGGGAGCACTTTGGGCCCAGGCTGCTGTTGGGGGTGCTGGGGACCAGGGCTGGCAGGAAGccctgcggggggaggggggggtcgcAACTTCTGTGTTTGTCTTAAATACAGTCAGCCGAGTATCCATCAGTTAGAGGGCCTGCACAGAGCTGTCATCCGGCCTCCTGCACTCCTGTCCCGCGTGGTGACCGCGCGGTGACCGAGCCCTCTCTGGCTGCCCTGCTTGCCCATCCGCCCACGGTGGGCAAGGCCAGCGCAGGGGCTCTGGGACAcacttcccttcctgcctctcaccGGTGAGGCCCCGGGCTGCAGCCCTCACGGAGCCCTCAGAACCAACCGCGTACCTCCCCGACTTCATGATCCCTTTTCTACACAGACtgattttcttataaatgtatttgGAAACCAGACCTTTGCTACCAACAGTGTCTCTGGGTTTCTTaccggcccccacccccccccttcccgcTCGGGCCGTCCTGCCCACACCCCGGGCCACCTGTGCCTCCGCACTCAGGACACCTCGCTCTTTCTGACCCGCTCGCTCCCTGCTCTGGACCGCCCTTGCTGGCCTTTTGGGGGGCTCGCTGTCAGTGCCACGGGGCATCTTCTTCCTTAAAACCAATACTGTACCGGACGACCGAGGGCCCCGCTCTGCCCGAGCTCCCCAGGCGTTTGCTGCGTGGCAACCTCAGCTCTACGCGGTTGTCCGCCGTCGGGGATGAACCCGTCACCTCTCAGGAGGCGTGGAGGGAAAAGACGTGTAATGAAGGGTTTTTTTAcgtgactgatttttttttaaatcgatgtttaaactaataaatatttttttatgaagaggaaaaaatgtgTAGATTACATTTCACgttttgtacttttctgtttgtgtcttgtgtgtgttttggtgTTTGCAACACCAAAGTGGAAAATGCAGTCCGTTGAGTGGGGAgttctttgggggtgggggtgggcagggaaccCGTATGACTTTTGTATCAAGCTCTGGATCCTGACCAGGTTGTACATTTGGACTCTGGGTTGTGGGGAACAGTCAGAACACTGCCAGGACTCGATAGGGACCTCGACTCAAGAGACACAGCTGCTGCTTCCAACTTTGcacatcttcctttttaaaagagaaaactgagaaaatgcaaaaactgGAACTTTTTGCAATATTATGAAAGATAATCTTAATTTTCGCTCATCCTGTGACGTGTGCGACGCTTAAGAAAGCCATACTTCatggttggttttattttttagcttctaTATTGTGTTTTGTACGTGGCCCTTTCAGAACTACTTGTAGTGAGGGTGCTGTGTGtgcttttcttaaatatttattttttcaacatgcTTTCAACctgtcaacaaaaacaaaacagacaaaaaagggCAGTGTTTGAAaaactgttgtgtttttttttcccccttggggaTGATCTATATTCTACCAACTCTATATTAATCATCATAAACCTGTGTTTGTATCGGAGACGTGTTTCATACTCGGGGGGCAGAGACTTTGCTAACGGGTCCAGCTGCTACCGTCCGCGGCCACAGGGCAGGCGGACAGCGCACCCTCTCTAGCGGTCTCGCGATTCTTGTCCGCCTCGGCGAGCTCCGGGCCTGCCTGTGGGTTCCTTTCTGTGACGGGGCTAGCTTAGACACTCTTGCAAAGCTTCCACTTTCAATAAACTGGGAAATTGCTGCTCAAGCAGACGCCTCCTGAGTGTTTCACAGTGTCCCCGCCTCTGGCCTCAGCCTGCGTGGAGGTGGCCAGagtgcctgcccctgcccccccagcccTTGGTGGTCTGCggctggcccccccccccccccggcctgtGGCGGGGTCCCGGTTCCGCATCCTTCCCCCAGGAGGCAGACACAGTTTCTGGAAAAACCccaaatctttaatttttctcctcgCCTGGTATGGCCCAGACTCGAGACACCTGAGCTTCACAAACAGGAGACGAAGGTCAGCCCCCGGGGCCCTGGAACCATCAGGTTAAGTGCAGGCAGGAGGCCCCTCCCCTCAGGCCGCATCACAGACCGGCCCCCCCACGAGGCGCTGAAGTTCGGCCTCAGCACCCTGACAAGTCCACGGGCTGACGGGCAGGGAGGGCAGCCACCCCCAGGGACCCGGGGCCAGGGGGACGGCCGTGAGGTTGGCTTTAGTGCAAAAGGCTGGTTTCTTCAGAGGCACTTTGAGTGGCaagaacccctcccccccaacctctGGGGGTCCAGGGTCACCAACTTCCCCCACTGTTAAAAAGTAGACCCTGCAGCTGGGAGAAGCCCCAGGCTGGGGAGTCGGGGGtagcttattttttcctttaaaaagtccTGGAGAGCAGGCAGCAGCACGGTGTGgggcatgggggtgggtggggggctcagtccaggaagtgcgggtgggggtgggggcggggagggcctcAGTCCAGGGAGCGCGGacacagagaggtgggggggtgcAGGGGCCATGGGGGGGCTCAGTCCAGGGAGTGCTGgcatgggggggggcgggatggggGACCCTCAGTCCAGGGAGCGCTggcacgggggcggggggcggggggcgggaaggggggcTCAGTCCAGGGAGCGctggcacgggggtggggggcggggggcggggtggggggctcagtccaggGAGTGCTGgcatgggggggggcgggatggggGACCCTCAGTCCAGGGAGCGCTggcacgggggcggggggcggggggcgggaaggggggcTCAGTCCAGGGAGCGCTggcacgggggcggggggcggggtgggggggctcagtccaGGAAGCGCTGGCACGCCTTCTTCCAGCGGCAGGCTGTGCACCACAGGTGCCTGTGATCCATGCCATACACCTTCCGGCACTTCTTGGCATCACCTCGGGGCTTCCTGGGGGGGACACGgaggagacgggggggggggggggggctgatgCGGGGCTGGGAGCCTCCGCCCGAGGCCTGCCCTGGCCCCTCCACACGCACGCACCTTGGGCTGGCGCCGAGTCTGGAGGGCGGGGTCGGCACACAGGTCCTGCCGGTGGTCGGCTGTGGCTCCGGGCGGGTGGGGGCCAGGCAGCCCTGAGAGGAGACACAGGCGTGTCCTCTCCCCCGTCCCGAGCACCCCGAGACTCACCCCGAGCTGCTGCCTGTGGCCTCACCCACCTGGTAGGCGTCGTCACCTCGGCGCGCCTCGCGGGGTGCCACGGGGCTCAGCACCGGAACTGGGGGCAGGGCCAGCGGGTGCAGCAGGCCGGACAGGGTCCGAGGCTCTGGCAGCTCCAGGCGGGGCGAGGCGGGGGGCACGGAGGCCGCGGGGGACGCCGGCGAGAGGCCGGGCCGCCCGTCTGTCAGCACATCCATGCCGACGTCCAGCTCTGTGTAGTAGAAGTCCTCCTCCCCGTCGCTCTGCTCAGGCTCTGCCTGCCGCCTGCTGGGGAcacggccgggggcggggcgggggtgggggtggcaagcTGAAGCACTTTGCTACTGGgcgctgccccgcccccaccggccAGCCCCATCGCACCCCAGGTGCACCAGGCGGATGTGTCTCTGCATCCCGGAGGCCGTGCTCAGCACTTTCCCACACCGCTTCCACAGACACTGGAACAGGACCCGCATGGAGCTCTGGGCGACAGGGGCTGGTGGTCAGGCGTGGCCACCACGTCCACCCTGCCCTGAGGGCTGCCTCAGGCTCACCTTTCTCTTCTTTGGGGCAGGTTCCCCGAATAGGAAATGGGCTGCCTCGGAGGGCAGTGGGGGTGAAGGGATAGACGGAGAGGACCGGTCACTGGCCAGGTCCCAGCCCCAGTCTCCGCTGCTGCTGCAGCTGCCCAGTGGCCGCACCAGGGCCTCCTTCCAGGGCTCCAAGCCAGGCTCTGTGGGGACACACCAGCACCCATGTTAGGGCTTTTAGCGGGCTCAGCCTGCTCCACAGAACCCGCCGCCGCCGCAGGGCCCTTAACTCCGGGCCTCCACCTGTTCGCCTGTTCACTGGTGAGCTTGGTGGGAAGGCGGTGGCCAGGAGAAGCTGGCGCAGCACAGGGAAGGATAAGCAGAGACGTCCTGTGTGGGGATGCCCAGCCCGCCAGGTGGAAACGGATCAGAGAGGCCCGCACACCTGTGACACTGGCTTTGGCCTCAGTGAGAGGCACTGGGGATCCTGAGGTCTATTTCAGGCCTGGAGAGATCTATTCACAAAGTGGTCTTCCGGGCAAAGGGCAACTGCTTGCCCCAAGGGGAAGGCAACTACGGTGTCCTGGAAAGACAGTGGTCCTGCCTCCCTACCCAGGCCGGGTGTCCAAGTCTCACCTGGGCTACAGGCTGCAGCTGGGGCCCCCAGAAGGAGGGTGCTGGTGGACAGACTGGTGAGGGCTGCCGCAGCCATGACCTCGTCCAGCCGGGATTTTCCTGGGGGGTCTCTGGAAGAGACGCGGGTGGCATCCAGCAAATACTTCAGGCATCTCTCCTGGCCCTGCGCAcgcgtgcgtgcacgcacacgtgtgcgtgcacaAGCGCGCGATCAGGCGcccgctccctccctccaggcacTGGGCCGGAGGCCCATCTCCACCCCCCAGCTCAGGTTACAGAGCCCCAGATCTCCAGGAACCTCTGGGAACATGGCCTGGGCTGGGGTCTCCCCAAACTCTGAGTTCTCTGCAGCCTGGGCTTTGTTCCACAGTGACTtcttcagggcctggagctggaCAGGGGTCTGAGCGCCGCCTCCCCTCAACCAGGCCAGGCCAaacccagccctcctcccccaaatcacaCATTAACCAGCATTGTGCAACAGCAGCTGCGGGCCCATGCcaggcctggaggggagggagcagccAGCAGTCGGCAGCAGCTAGGGCAGACTGGGCTCCAAGCGCAAGCAGAGAGTCCCCAGGCCCCAACAGGCCAGGCCAGAGCCCGCCTCTACCTGAGAAGCCAGCCCCGGGTGTGGGGCACCCAGGAGGGTTTCAGGCAGGGTAGGAGCCGACAGTCAGAAGCCCTAGGATTCCTGCACCGTCAATCTCACGCCAGCCTGGCAGCCTCTACTGCACAGATTGACAggggccccctcccagccctgcgcTCTGGCCCCAGAGCTTGGGGGGCACAAGGAGCGCTATATATTGCTAACTTGTGCTCAACTCCTCCAGGGCTGGAGAGCTAGGGAGGGGGACACAAAGTCCAGATCTGGGCCCAGACCTGTCCTTCACCAAGAGCCCCACCGCAGGGTGGGGTTCAAAAAGGCACGTGCCCGcgccccacccaccacccctgcaCACGCCAGCGCACGTGTGCGCACGCCCACCTCGGCCTGGCGCGCGGGACCCTGGCTCACCTCTGCGCTGGCACCGGGATGTGCGCCGACGGCGTCGGGGGCCCCGCCgctcctcccgcccccgcccacgTCCCCGGGACCCCCAGGTCCGCCGCCCGCGGCTCTGGCTCCTGAGGCAGCGCGAACTCCAAGCCCGCAAAGCCGCCGCCCACGGCAGGGCCCTGCGGAAGGGGCAGGCTCAGCGGGGGCGGTGGCTCGCGCGGGGCGGTgtttcccagcccccaccccggaTCCGCTCCGCACCCGCCCCCCAAACCGGCCGCGGCCGGTGGGAAcagcgcggccccgcccccggccccgcccccggcccggcgcGGCGGGAAGAGCTCCCGGGCAGCCCCGCACTGCCAGGCCCGCGGACACGCGAGGACCTACgcggccgcccccgccgccccgcccccgggggcCCAAAGTTTGTGCGGCCCCGACGCCATCTTTGCAGCGAGGGAGTTTTGTCGGCGCCCCGCCCTCCGGCGCCCGGTACCTGCGGCGGCGCGGGCACCGACATGGGCGAGGCCGCGGGGTCCCGGCCGGcggcacggggcggggggcgcccgCAACCCGGAACGGGCACCGGAGAGCGCTCGGCCTCCATGGCCGGCCGGCCGGGTGCCGAGGCTGCAGCGGCGAGGGCGGACGCTCAGGACACGgccccgggccgggccgggccgggctggCCGGGCCGCCGACCCCCGCCCTCAATcggccgccgcccgcgccgcgcGGCCGGGAGGCTGCCGGCCGGCCACGCCCCCTTCGCGCGGCtcgcgcgccccgccccgcggccccgcccccggcgcaCGCCCATTGGCTCTCGCGCTGTATCAACATTCCGAGGCGGCCGGCCGCCGGGGCCAGCCGCGCTCCCATTGGCTTGTGCTCCGAGGCCCGGCCCCCGAGCCGGCCGCTCCCGCGCGGCCTGGGGAAAGGGCCCGGCTCGCGCGGCACCTCGAGCCCCCGCCGGCCCCTCGCCCCTGCGGAGCTCCCGGTGCCAGCGGGACCCCGCCGCCGGGGAGGGCCGGCTTACTCGCGGGTGTGCCCGCGCGCGGAGTTGCCAGATCCGGGGAAGGGGCCGCGTCTCCTTGGCGGGCTTCCCGGGACCAGGTTATTCTTTAACGCACGACTGCCCACCTACCCCCACACCTTATGTAACACCAGGGGCTGCGTGGCGAGGCCCTCTCTAGTGTTCAGGGTCCAAGTCCCACCCTGGGGCGGCCAGCTTGAGGGCCGGCTGCAACCCCCGCTGAGACCAAATGAGCTTGGGGACCGCCACTCCTGGGGTTTGCCTCCCTTCACCACACCGTCTTCTGAAACTGACCAGCCAAGCACAGCTTCAGGTGACagtgcccaggcaccccaggcaggAGGGTCCTTCTAGACAATCCCCGACAACCTTCCCGGGTCTTCAAGAAGAGCAGACTGCGAGGAACGGCTGTATTCATCCTTCCTGTGCTGGGTATTTATTAAGATCTCGCGAAAGGCCAAGAGGCCATGGGGGCCAGGACCCCCAGGGACCTCACAGGCTAGAAGCCTTGGGATCTGGACTTTGCGCTGCcagctgtggggggaggggcagggaataGGCGTTGGGCACTACTTTGGAAGGAGGACCGTCTATACTTGGTTGTTCAAGGCAGATGGGGGTTGGATGCCCACTTTCACTTGGTGAAACTGGGGAAGCAGGGAGCCCCCATGCCCTGCCTCTGTCCTCTTTTCTTATGCTAATAGCTACAGCCAGAGGGCTCTGGGTGCTCAGGGGCCCCCATCTCCTGGATAGTCTCGTACACATTGTCTGGGAGGCCATCCTCCATGCCCAGGCCCCTGAGTGGGAGGGTCTCATAGGCCTGGTCACTTCCCAGAGCCGGAATTTCTCCTCTGCCCTTGGGGTCCAGCTGATCTGTGGCAGGTCCTAGGTCCCTCTTTTTAGGCTTCTTAACCCTGGAGTACAGGATGTCCACCTGGAGAGAGGAAGCCCACTCGGGGAAGGGTCAACATCACCAAGCACTCCCCACCTACCCTACCCCGTCCACTCTACTTTACCTGAACAGCTGGGGTCACCTCGGCCTTCCACTGCCTGAGGCTTTGGGGGCCTTGATCTGTTCCCTCGAGCTTCTGGATACAGGCATACTCAGCCACCCTGGGTCCGGCCTCAGGCCCGGGCCTGGCATGGCTGCTGGTCAGCCGtgcccctgcccacaccacaGGGCAGGCAGCCAGCCCCACATTGGAATAGGTGGCCTCGGGGCAGATGGAGGGCAAGGTGGCAGCAGGCATCGCCTGGGGCAGTTCTCGGTGTGAGAAGGCTGTCAGAGGTCTGCTGGTGCCTCTGGGCACTTCCAGCCATCGCGGGTGCAGGATATCCACGCTGGCAGGTCGAGGGGCTAGGGTTGGGGTCAAGACTGAGGTCACTTGGGGATGGGGAGCTGTTTGGGTAGCCTGGAAGCAGCCTAAGGAtgcaagccccacccccaccccccccagc
Encoded proteins:
- the SLC2A4RG gene encoding SLC2A4 regulator isoform X2, with the translated sequence MGARLAPAAGRLGMLIQRESQWACAGGGAAGRGARAARRGRGRPAASRPRGAGGGRLRAGVGGPASPARPGPGPCPERPPSPLQPRHPAGRPWRPSALRCPFRVAGAPRPVPPAGTPRPRPCRCPRRRRALPWAAALRAWSSRCLRSQSRGRRTWGSRGRGRGREERRGPRRRRRTSRCQRRGEPGSRAPGRETPQENPGWTRSWLRQPSPVCPPAPSFWGPQLQPVAQSLAWSPGRRPWCGHWAAAAAAETGAGTWPVTGPLRLSLHPHCPPRQPISYSGNLPQRRERRQAEPEQSDGEEDFYYTELDVGMDVLTDGRPGLSPASPAASVPPASPRLELPEPRTLSGLLHPLALPPVPVLSPVAPREARRGDDAYQGCLAPTRPEPQPTTGRTCVPTPPSRLGASPRKPRGDAKKCRKVYGMDHRHLWCTACRWKKACQRFLD
- the SLC2A4RG gene encoding SLC2A4 regulator isoform X1, which produces MGARLAPAAGRLGMLIQRESQWACAGGGAAGRGARAARRGRGRPAASRPRGAGGGRLRAGVGGPASPARPGPGPCPERPPSPLQPRHPAGRPWRPSALRCPFRVAGAPRPVPPAGTPRPRPCRCPRRRRALPWAAALRAWSSRCLRSQSRGRRTWGSRGRGRGREERRGPRRRRRTSRCQRRGEPGSRAPGRETPQENPGWTRSWLRQPSPVCPPAPSFWGPQLQPVAQSLAWSPGRRPWCGHWAAAAAAETGAGTWPVTGPLRLSLHPHCPPRQPISYSGNLPQRRESRRQAEPEQSDGEEDFYYTELDVGMDVLTDGRPGLSPASPAASVPPASPRLELPEPRTLSGLLHPLALPPVPVLSPVAPREARRGDDAYQGCLAPTRPEPQPTTGRTCVPTPPSRLGASPRKPRGDAKKCRKVYGMDHRHLWCTACRWKKACQRFLD
- the SLC2A4RG gene encoding SLC2A4 regulator isoform X4, which gives rise to MEAERSPVPVPGCGRPPPRAAGRDPAASPMSVPAPPQGPAVGGGFAGLEFALPQEPEPRAADLGVPGTWAGAGGAAGPPTPSAHIPVPAQRDPPGKSRLDEVMAAAALTSLSTSTLLLGAPAAACSPEPGLEPWKEALVRPLGSCSSSGDWGWDLASDRSSPSIPSPPLPSEAAHFLFGEPAPKKRKSSMRVLFQCLWKRCGKVLSTASGMQRHIRLVHLGRQAEPEQSDGEEDFYYTELDVGMDVLTDGRPGLSPASPAASVPPASPRLELPEPRTLSGLLHPLALPPVPVLSPVAPREARRGDDAYQGCLAPTRPEPQPTTGRTCVPTPPSRLGASPRKPRGDAKKCRKVYGMDHRHLWCTACRWKKACQRFLD
- the LIME1 gene encoding lck-interacting transmembrane adapter 1 isoform X2 yields the protein MPVEVSLLRQHRLCSLSKSDTRLHELHRGPKSCRAPRPASVDILHPRWLEVPRGTSRPLTAFSHRELPQAMPAATLPSICPEATYSNVGLAACPVVWAGARLTSSHARPGPEAGPRVAEYACIQKLEGTDQGPQSLRQWKAEVTPAVQVDILYSRVKKPKKRDLGPATDQLDPKGRGEIPALGSDQAYETLPLRGLGMEDGLPDNVYETIQEMGAPEHPEPSGCSY
- the SLC2A4RG gene encoding SLC2A4 regulator isoform X3 translates to MEAERSPVPVPGCGRPPPRAAGRDPAASPMSVPAPPQGPAVGGGFAGLEFALPQEPEPRAADLGVPGTWAGAGGAAGPPTPSAHIPVPAQRDPPGKSRLDEVMAAAALTSLSTSTLLLGAPAAACSPEPGLEPWKEALVRPLGSCSSSGDWGWDLASDRSSPSIPSPPLPSEAAHFLFGEPAPKKRKSSMRVLFQCLWKRCGKVLSTASGMQRHIRLVHLGRRQAEPEQSDGEEDFYYTELDVGMDVLTDGRPGLSPASPAASVPPASPRLELPEPRTLSGLLHPLALPPVPVLSPVAPREARRGDDAYQGCLAPTRPEPQPTTGRTCVPTPPSRLGASPRKPRGDAKKCRKVYGMDHRHLWCTACRWKKACQRFLD
- the LIME1 gene encoding lck-interacting transmembrane adapter 1 isoform X1; the encoded protein is MGPQVPSAPPVLWVLGCLALFLWLWTLCTACHRKRVQRSRAGPQSCVMPVEVSLLRQHRLCSLSKSDTRLHELHRGPKSCRAPRPASVDILHPRWLEVPRGTSRPLTAFSHRELPQAMPAATLPSICPEATYSNVGLAACPVVWAGARLTSSHARPGPEAGPRVAEYACIQKLEGTDQGPQSLRQWKAEVTPAVQVDILYSRVKKPKKRDLGPATDQLDPKGRGEIPALGSDQAYETLPLRGLGMEDGLPDNVYETIQEMGAPEHPEPSGCSY